The Candidatus Caldatribacterium sp. genome has a window encoding:
- a CDS encoding permease has protein sequence MGDLSTLIFYILALSWLFFSFFEDRKRTEQALRRAWKSFISILPPFLVVLFILALSIALLPEKTIATFLGEGSGFLGYLTASVVGAITLVPGFVAFPMAKVLLNQGAGIAQMAVFISTLMMVGVVTFPLEVRYFGVKATTWRNFLAYCYSFLVGYTVWFFVRMVK, from the coding sequence GTGGGTGATTTATCCACGCTCATTTTCTACATCCTTGCTCTTTCCTGGCTTTTCTTTTCGTTTTTTGAGGACCGGAAAAGAACGGAGCAAGCCCTCAGGAGAGCCTGGAAGAGCTTTATCTCGATTTTGCCCCCTTTCCTGGTGGTGCTTTTTATTCTTGCGCTTTCAATTGCGCTTCTTCCGGAAAAAACCATTGCTACCTTTCTTGGGGAAGGAAGCGGGTTTTTGGGATACCTCACTGCCTCGGTGGTTGGGGCTATCACCCTTGTGCCAGGATTTGTGGCCTTTCCCATGGCCAAGGTTCTTCTCAACCAGGGTGCAGGTATTGCTCAAATGGCAGTGTTCATCTCGACGCTCATGATGGTTGGCGTTGTAACATTTCCCCTTGAGGTGAGGTACTTCGGCGTGAAGGCTACGACATGGAGGAATTTCCTGGCGTACTGTTACTCCTTCCTTGTAGGGTACACTGTGTGGTTTTTTGTAAGGATGGTGAAGTAA
- a CDS encoding permease has protein sequence MKGSTFRSYLGFFVLLGICLVVLGFSPPLGKKVFATAFRNILFMLSVVPPIFILVGLFDAWVPREKVVERLGETSGMLGMGIALALGAFAAGPLYAAFPVAEVLLRKGVSLRNVWIFLGAWSTMKIPMLLFEMQNLGGAFALSRYLMSFVGVLSIAFFLDRFLKEEEKEAIRCPFLGE, from the coding sequence ATGAAAGGTAGCACTTTCCGGTCCTACCTTGGTTTTTTTGTTCTCCTTGGGATATGCCTTGTGGTCTTAGGTTTTTCTCCTCCTCTTGGCAAAAAGGTCTTTGCCACAGCTTTCCGGAACATACTCTTCATGCTCAGTGTCGTTCCGCCTATTTTTATCCTTGTGGGGCTCTTCGATGCGTGGGTGCCCCGGGAGAAGGTGGTGGAGAGGCTTGGAGAGACTTCGGGGATGCTCGGAATGGGCATCGCCCTTGCCCTTGGGGCTTTTGCTGCTGGGCCACTGTACGCTGCCTTTCCAGTGGCTGAAGTGCTCCTGCGCAAAGGAGTGAGTCTGCGGAATGTGTGGATCTTCCTGGGGGCTTGGTCCACTATGAAGATACCAATGCTTCTTTTTGAAATGCAAAACCTCGGAGGTGCTTTTGCGTTGTCCCGTTACCTCATGTCCTTTGTCGGAGTGCTTTCTATCGCATTCTTTCTTGATCGCTTCCTAAAGGAGGAAGAAAAAGAGGCTATTCGCTGTCCTTTCCTGGGGGAGTAG